CCCCAACGGTCAATGCGCCGTTTAAAACCCTGTAGATGATAAAAACATAGGCAGCATAGTAGCTGAGGACTCCAAGGGCGTTGAATACGCCTCCCCAAACAGATTTCCTAATCGTCAGGATTTTATTTTCTTCGTAATATTGATTGGCCAGGTTCCAAAATCGGTCTGCGATGAAATCGCTCAACCCAAATAATTTCAATTCTTTGGCGGTTCGATCATTGGCTCCAATGTACCTAAGGTAGTCTAATTCTCTTCGTTCCTGTGTCCAGCTCCTTGCCAATGAATACCCTTTTGAACTAAACCTAAACTCGTTGATAAAGGCAGGAATGATGGAGAGCACCACCAGCACGACCAGTAAAGGTTCAAAAATGATCAGCCCTATGGCAAGAGAAGTCACCGTGATCATCCCTTGAATCTGGCCTAAAGAAGAAGACATTAGGTTTACCCTGTTGTTGGTCTGCGTTCTGGCTCTTTCTAATTTATCATAAAATTCGGCATCTTCCAGTTGGCTTATCTCTACCTCTTTAGTCTTTTTGATCAGCAATACGGAAGAATTATTAGAGTATTTATCGCCCATTAGTCCATCAGTGAGGCTGATGGCTCTGTTGATCAGGTCATTGATAAATACAAGTCCCAACTCAATTCCTACATACATCCAAAGGGTTTGATAAGAAGTATTGTCCTGGTCAATTAGGGCCAATATCTCATCGACGATCAGCTTGCCCACCCATAAGACTAAAATGGGGGTTGAAGAGGATAAAAGCCTGCATATTATATTGGCCCAAAACAATTGGGGGCTGCTGTGGTGAATCTCTCTGAAAAATCTGGGGATATTCTTTAAAGCAATAAGATTGGATCTTAGGTTTATTTTCTTTTGATCGTTTATGGAATTGGGAGGACGTCTTGCCAATTTTTATTTATTTTGAATCGTTATTCTTTTTGCCACCAATACTATTTATCCCTCCACGAAGAGTGTTTACCTCAGGAGATTATTGCATAACAATAACGTATTGCCATTGAGATAAAATGATAGGTGCGGAAAAAGGGTATTTATCGTCGTCGGAGTGTTTGCCCCCCAAACGCCAGGTAATATAATCCTACCTCCGTCTGAAGCCAGGTTTTACGGCTCCACCGCCAAGACCACCGGCAGCGCCGCCCATGCCTTGCATTTTGGTCATCTGGCGCATCATTTTACGCATTTGATCAAACTGTTTCATGAAACGGTTGATCTCGTCCAGTGATTGACCACAGCCGCCGGCTATTCTTTTTTTGCGGCTCAGGCTCAACAACTCCGGATTAGCCCTTTCCTGGGGGGTCATGGAAAAAATGATCGATTCCACTTTGCTGAAAGCAGAATCGTCAATGTCCAGATCCTTGGTCATTTTGTTCATCCCGGGAATCATATTCATGAGGCTCTTCAGATCCCCCATTTTCCGGATTTGTCCGATCTGACTGAGAAAGTCGTTAAAATCAAATTTGTTCTTTTTGATCTTTTTCTCCAGTCTTTTGGCTTCCGCTTCATCAAACTGGTCCTGGGCGCGCTCTACGAAAGAAACGATATCCCCCATACCGAGGATACGCTGAGCCATACGATCAGGGTGGAAAATGTCAAGGGCATCCATTTTTTCGCCTGTGCTGGCAAATTTGATGGGTTTTCCAACGGTATATTTGACAGATAATGCCGCACCACCGCGGGTGTCACCATCCAACTTGGTCAGTACAACTCCATCGTAATTGATGACATCATTGAAGGCTTTGGCTGTATTTACGGCATCCTGACCCGTCATGGAGTCTACGACAAAAAGAGTTTCATTGGGAAGAACGGCTTCTTTGATGGCCGCGATCTCGTCCATCATTTCCTTGTCCACGGCCAAACGTCCTGCGGTATCGACAATGACGACATCATAACCATTTGTTTTCGCAAAATGAATGGCTTTGAGGGCAATCTCAACCGGGTTTTTACTCTCCGGTTCTTTATAAATTCCTGCTCCAACCTGCTCTGCAAGAACGGTTAGCTGATCGATGGCCGCCGGACGGTAAACATCACAAGCCACCAGCAGCGGTTTCTTTTTATCCTTACTTCTCGTTTTAAGATGATAGGCCAATTTGCCCGAAAAAGTCGTTTTACCGGATCCTTGCAGACCGGCAACAAGGACTACAGCGGGATCGCCTTTGACATTGATTCCTGTGGTCTGTCCGCCCATCAGGTCCACCAACTCGTCCATGACGATTTTGACCATCAATTCTCCGGGCTTAACGGATTGCAGTACATTCTGCTTGCCCAGGGCTTCATCCTTTATCTTATCGGTGAATTCCTTGGCAATCTTATAATTAACGTCGGCAGCGACTAACGCACGACGAATTTCCTTAATAGATTGCGCTACATTGATCTCCGTCAGTTTTCCTTCTCCCTTTAGGTTTTTAAAGGCCGATTCTAATCTATCATTTAAGCTGTCAAACATGGTCTATATATATTTTCGAGTTCGCAAGGCTGTTTTAAGTCAAAAAAAGAACTAACAAACAGCTCGTTTGGTTTTGAATTAATGGCGAAATTTTTGAAAGTCGCAAAGATACGGTGATTTGTTCCAATTAGACAACGGTTAACGGATCAATTTGAAAAAAGCCTGAATATTAGTTAGCACTCCGGCAAAAATACCTCTGCCATCATACACCGTACACTGCCGCCGCCATAGGTTTCAATGACCGGGATGGGGCTATGAATTATCTGAGTGTAATGCTCTATTCTCTTTAATTGCGATTCTGTCAGCGCATTAAAGGCAGTGTCTGACATCACCAAAAAGGTATCCTCCCGGTCATTTTTAACCTGCAGCATGTTTCCGGCAAAAGCATTCATCTGTTCAAGGCTGATGTCAATGATTTCCTTTCCTGTAGATTCGAGCGTTTCTGTTACCAGGGACCTTTCCTTTTTACCCCTGATGGAATCCAGGCAGATAACTGCAAAATCTGTTCCCAATGCCATCATTACATTGGTATGATAAATTTCCAGCCCGTTGGCATCAAAAGCGCCAAAGGTGACTTTTTTATAACCGGTCTTTTCACAGAACTCGTCCAGTAGCTGCAAATCGGTTCTAATACTCAGGCAGGCATAAACAATTTTGTTCACCCTGTCCAGGATCATGCTTCCTGTTCCTTCAAGAAAAACCTCCCGGTCTTCCGCTGATTCCATATGCAAACGATTGGTGATCAGGAATTTTTTAGCCAGTGTTTCAATGATTTCCTCTCTTCTTTCCTGTCGGCGGATGGGGGAGAACATGGGATAGGTGATTACTTTCCCATCCTGGTGAAAACTGACCCAGTTATTGGGAAAAACAGCATCCGATTTTACCGGTATATCCGTGTCCTGGATCACGATTACATTGATTCCGTTGCTGCTTAAATGGTTTACAAGACGATCGAATTCTTCGATGGCTTTTATACTAATTTCTTCGGAAGACAGCCTTCCGTCATTGGTCTGAAAGGCATTGTTGGCTGCCGTTTCGGCATTGAAGCCAAAGTGGGCCGGGCGAACCATGAGAATGTTATGGGTTATTTGCCTTGTTGTATGCATTGGATACTTAGTGATTTTTTGCAAATGTAGTTATTGTTTCACATTTAAAGGTCGAAACCTAATGATTATCCTTGTTCTTTTTCTTAAAAGAATTTTACTCAGTTATAAAATTCTTTCTATTATTTTTTAAATAAAAAACTGGAAACCAATACCTACCAGGAAAATTGATATTATTCATTCAGTTATGGTGAGAAAAGTCATTCGATTCGGGGTTACAAAGTGTCAATTTTACACTATAAATAATAGAAATGAGCGCCAGAATGCACCAGGAACAGATTACACACAAAGCTACAGTTCGACAACTGACCCAGGATGGGGTAGAGGTAGTACTCGAAGACCCACCTGGATGTGATGCATGCAATGCCCGGAGCAGTTGTGGTTTAAATCCTGAAAACCAGGGAGAAGAAGCGGCTAAATCACTATTTATTCCTGTTTTGGAGAACGTTTACCAGCCAGGCGAACAGGTGGAGGTTTCCATTTCCCCTGCTTTGGGCCTTAAAGCTGTTTTATGGGGATATATCCTGCCTTTTATCCTTTTAATGACTGTTTTACTCATTAGCCTGAATTTTTTAGGGGAACTGATGGCCGGTCTGACAGCCCTGGCTGTAGTGGCTCTGTTTTATATAGCGCTCTTTTTTAACAAGGAAAACATGCAGAAAACTTTTGCCATTGACATAAAGAAACTAAGATCATGACAGACACTATTTTATACACAGTTATTACTTTGACATCGGTAGGCGTTATTGCTGCTGCCATTCTTTATATACTCACCTTGTATTTCAAGGTATATGAAAATCCCCTGATTGATGAGGTGGAGGAAGTGCTACCCGGCGCGAATTGTGCAGGATGTGGATCTCCCGGTTGCCGTCCATTTGCCGATAAACTGGTGAACACGGAAGATATTTCCGATCTGTTCTGTCCGGTTGGAGGAAATGAAGTGATGGCTCAGGTAGCTAAAATTCTGGGAAAAGTAGTAGCCGAAAAGGATCCTGAAGTCGCCGTTTTACTTTGCCAGGGAAGTTGTGAGGTAAGACCTAAGACCAATTTTTATGATGGTCCATCTTCCTGCTCCATAGAATCGATGATTTATGGCGGAGATACGGGATGTGAATATGGCTGTTTAGGCGGCGGGGAGTGTGTTGACGCCTGTACTTTTGATGCCATGTATATGGATGAAAAGACAGGATTGCCCATTGTCATTACGGATAAATGCACCGGTTGTAATGCTTGTGTAACGGCATGTCCCAGAGATTTGCTTGAGCTCCGGCCAAAAAATAAGCGGGATTTGAAGATTTATGTAGCCTGCAAAAACCAGGAGAAAGGAGGATTGGCAAAAAAATCGTGTGCCGTAGCTTGTATTGGTTGTAATAAGTGCGTGGACGTATGTCCAAAAGATGCCATTACAATTGAGAATAACCTCGCTTATATCGATGCTGTTTTATGTACCCTTTGTCGAAAGTGTGTGCCCGTTTGCCCTACAGAATCTATCCTTGAAACCAATTTCCCGGCAAGAAAAGTAAAACCGGAAGATAGTGCAAAAGAGAAGAAACCTGTAAAACAAGAGGCGGGAATAGAAATGACCCCTGATCAAAAAGAGGTTTAAGCGGTAGCGTCGGACAAGCCATGTTATCTCATTTCCAATTTCCTTTTTCTGCAGTGATAATACAACATAACCGGCTGGATATTTCAGCCGGACAGTAGATTCTAATTTCAGCATTATGTTAAAAACATTTCCAAAAGGCGGTATTCATCCAGCGGACAATAAACTTTCCGCCAACATGGCTATTGAGCCATTGCCTTTACCCGTTTCGGTTTCCATCCCCATTTCCCAGCATATCGGTGCCCCGGCTGAAGTTATTGTAGAAAAAAAGCAAAAGGTGAAAGTGGGGGAAGTAATCGCTACAGCAAAAGGATTTGTGTCTTCAAATATCCATGCTACGGTTTCTGGCACTGTAACCAAGATCGATACCGTGCTGGATAGTTCTGGCTACAAAAGACAAGCCGTTACCATCCGTGTAAAAGATGATGAATGGGTCGATGGTGTTGACCTGGGGGATGAATTAATAAAAGATTTTGATCTTACGAAAGAGGAAATCGTCAGAAAGATCATGGAAGCCGGTGTTGTTGGCCTGGGAGGCGCGGCATTCCCTTCTCATGTAAAACTGGCCCCTCCGAAGGGAAAACATGCGGATATTCTTATTGTCAACGGGGTGGAATGTGAACCTTTTTTAACCGCCGATCACCGGTTGATGGTTGAAAAACCAGAGCAAATATTGGTCGGGATAGATATTTTAAAAAAGGCCCTTGATGTCAAAAGAGTTGGCATTGGAGTGGAAGCCAATACACCGGATGCGGTAAAAATATTCGAACAATTGACAAAAGACCGTGACGATATAAAAGTGTACCCGCTCCAGGTAAAATATCCGCAAGGAGGAGAAAAGCAGTTGATCAAGGCTGTTACCGGGCAAGAAGTGCCCGCGGGTGGGTTGCCTATTGATGTCGGCGCTATTGTTCACAATGTAGGAACGGTCTTTTCTGTTTATGAGGCCATCCAGAAAAATAAGCCTCTGGTGGAAAGAGTGGTTACCATAACAGGGAAATCCCTTGCTCGTCCTGCCAATTTCAAAGTACGGATCGGTACCTCTGTGGCCGATTTAATTGAAGCGGCAGGGGGGATGCCCGAAGATACCGGCAAGATCATCAACGGGGGTCCCATGATGGGAAAATCATTGAGCGACGTGACGGTGCCGATTACCAAGGGCACCTCCGGTATCTTGTTGGTTCCTGAAGAGGAAACGCGCAGGGGAAAGGTTAAAACCTGCATTCGCTGTAGCCGTTGTGTCAGTGTTTGTCCGATGGGCCTCGAGCCATATCTCTTAATGACTTTGGTGGAAAAGAAACTCGATGAGAGAGCACGGGATGAGGATCTTTTCGATTGTATAGAATGTGGGTCCTGCAATTACATCTGCCCTTCGAACCGGCCTTTACTGGATTATATCAGATTAGGAAAAAAAGTGCTTAAATAAACGCCATGGATAAATTTATAACCATATCAGCTTCACCTCATATTCATACCGATGAATCGGTGAAAAAAATAATGTATCGTGTGGTCTATGCATTGATACCGGCCTATTTAATCTCTTTGTACGTATTCGGATTGGGAGCGCTCGTCGTCAGTATGGTCGCCGTTATATCCTGTGTTGTTTTTGAATATATCATTCAAAAGTATATTCTGAAATCAGAGGTCACCATTATCGATGGTTCTGCGGCTTTGACGGGGTTGTTACTCGCATTTAACGTGCCTACTAATTTACCGGTATGGATGATCATCGCGGGTAGCTTTTTTGCGATTGCGGTGGCAAAATTATCCTTTGGCGGGCTTGGGAATAACGTCTTTAATCCTGCCCTGGCAGGTCGTGTATTCCTGCTGATCTCTTTCCCGGTGCAAATGACTTCATGGCCACTTCCTTTTGTAAATCAATATGCCTATACAGACGGAGTAACGGGAGCAACGCCTCTGGGGATCATGAAGGAAGGACTGAATAACGGAGAAGCTATAGGTTCCCTAACGGCCCAAATTCCTGATTACGCAGATATGTTATATGGATTTATGGGCGGCTCAATGGGGGAAATTTCCGCACTGGCGCTGCTGCTTGGAGGAGGCTATATGCTTTACAAACATGTTATTACCTGGCACATTCCCGTTTCCATCCTCGCTACCGTCGCTGTCTTTAGCGGGATCATGTGGATGGTGAATCCGCAAACCTACATGGATCCTTTGTTTCACCTTACTGCAGGGGGATTGGTACTTGGAGCCTTTTTTATGGCAACGGATATGGTGACCAGCCCGATGACGGGAAAAGGCATGATCGTCTTCGGGATCACCATAGGGCTGCTCACTATGGTGATCAGGTATTTTGGAGCTTACCCGGAAGGGGTTTCCTTTGCCATACTCATCATGAATGCTTTTGTGCCTTTGTTGAATAAATATTTTAAACCAAAACGATTTGGTCACAATTTAATCCAAAAACAATGAGTAAGCCAAAATCGACACTGATCAACATGGTATTGGTGTTACTGATAATTACCGGCGTATCCGGTTTTTCCCTGGGGTACATCAATGAGTGGACCAAAGGACCTAAAGAGGCTACCCGCCTGGCCAGGAAGCTGGAAGCCATCAAATCCGTCCTTCCTGAAATTACCAATAATCCGGCAGAAGAAATGGTATTATTGCCGGTGGGTACTTCCGGAGATAGCCTGGAGTGTTATATTGGAAAAAAAGACGGAGTCCCTGTGGGATTTGCCATTTCCACTTATTCCAATAAAGGGTTCAGTGGCCTGATCCGGATCATGATAGGTTTTACCGCTGATGGAAAGATCTTTAATACGGCCGTATTGGAACAAAAGGAAACGCCCGGGTTGGGTACGAAAATGAAGGATGCCAAATTCAAAGACCAGTTCCCGGGAAAAGATCCTGCTTCCTTTGAATTAAAAGTCAAAAAAGACGGGGGAGACGTGGACGCCATAACCGGAGCCACTATT
This sequence is a window from Lewinellaceae bacterium. Protein-coding genes within it:
- the ffh gene encoding signal recognition particle protein, which encodes MFDSLNDRLESAFKNLKGEGKLTEINVAQSIKEIRRALVAADVNYKIAKEFTDKIKDEALGKQNVLQSVKPGELMVKIVMDELVDLMGGQTTGINVKGDPAVVLVAGLQGSGKTTFSGKLAYHLKTRSKDKKKPLLVACDVYRPAAIDQLTVLAEQVGAGIYKEPESKNPVEIALKAIHFAKTNGYDVVIVDTAGRLAVDKEMMDEIAAIKEAVLPNETLFVVDSMTGQDAVNTAKAFNDVINYDGVVLTKLDGDTRGGAALSVKYTVGKPIKFASTGEKMDALDIFHPDRMAQRILGMGDIVSFVERAQDQFDEAEAKRLEKKIKKNKFDFNDFLSQIGQIRKMGDLKSLMNMIPGMNKMTKDLDIDDSAFSKVESIIFSMTPQERANPELLSLSRKKRIAGGCGQSLDEINRFMKQFDQMRKMMRQMTKMQGMGGAAGGLGGGAVKPGFRRR
- a CDS encoding amidinotransferase, yielding MHTTRQITHNILMVRPAHFGFNAETAANNAFQTNDGRLSSEEISIKAIEEFDRLVNHLSSNGINVIVIQDTDIPVKSDAVFPNNWVSFHQDGKVITYPMFSPIRRQERREEIIETLAKKFLITNRLHMESAEDREVFLEGTGSMILDRVNKIVYACLSIRTDLQLLDEFCEKTGYKKVTFGAFDANGLEIYHTNVMMALGTDFAVICLDSIRGKKERSLVTETLESTGKEIIDISLEQMNAFAGNMLQVKNDREDTFLVMSDTAFNALTESQLKRIEHYTQIIHSPIPVIETYGGGSVRCMMAEVFLPEC
- a CDS encoding SoxR reducing system RseC family protein; this encodes MSARMHQEQITHKATVRQLTQDGVEVVLEDPPGCDACNARSSCGLNPENQGEEAAKSLFIPVLENVYQPGEQVEVSISPALGLKAVLWGYILPFILLMTVLLISLNFLGELMAGLTALAVVALFYIALFFNKENMQKTFAIDIKKLRS
- a CDS encoding Fe-S cluster domain-containing protein, which translates into the protein MTDTILYTVITLTSVGVIAAAILYILTLYFKVYENPLIDEVEEVLPGANCAGCGSPGCRPFADKLVNTEDISDLFCPVGGNEVMAQVAKILGKVVAEKDPEVAVLLCQGSCEVRPKTNFYDGPSSCSIESMIYGGDTGCEYGCLGGGECVDACTFDAMYMDEKTGLPIVITDKCTGCNACVTACPRDLLELRPKNKRDLKIYVACKNQEKGGLAKKSCAVACIGCNKCVDVCPKDAITIENNLAYIDAVLCTLCRKCVPVCPTESILETNFPARKVKPEDSAKEKKPVKQEAGIEMTPDQKEV
- the rsxC gene encoding electron transport complex subunit RsxC, whose amino-acid sequence is MLKTFPKGGIHPADNKLSANMAIEPLPLPVSVSIPISQHIGAPAEVIVEKKQKVKVGEVIATAKGFVSSNIHATVSGTVTKIDTVLDSSGYKRQAVTIRVKDDEWVDGVDLGDELIKDFDLTKEEIVRKIMEAGVVGLGGAAFPSHVKLAPPKGKHADILIVNGVECEPFLTADHRLMVEKPEQILVGIDILKKALDVKRVGIGVEANTPDAVKIFEQLTKDRDDIKVYPLQVKYPQGGEKQLIKAVTGQEVPAGGLPIDVGAIVHNVGTVFSVYEAIQKNKPLVERVVTITGKSLARPANFKVRIGTSVADLIEAAGGMPEDTGKIINGGPMMGKSLSDVTVPITKGTSGILLVPEEETRRGKVKTCIRCSRCVSVCPMGLEPYLLMTLVEKKLDERARDEDLFDCIECGSCNYICPSNRPLLDYIRLGKKVLK
- a CDS encoding RnfABCDGE type electron transport complex subunit D — translated: MDKFITISASPHIHTDESVKKIMYRVVYALIPAYLISLYVFGLGALVVSMVAVISCVVFEYIIQKYILKSEVTIIDGSAALTGLLLAFNVPTNLPVWMIIAGSFFAIAVAKLSFGGLGNNVFNPALAGRVFLLISFPVQMTSWPLPFVNQYAYTDGVTGATPLGIMKEGLNNGEAIGSLTAQIPDYADMLYGFMGGSMGEISALALLLGGGYMLYKHVITWHIPVSILATVAVFSGIMWMVNPQTYMDPLFHLTAGGLVLGAFFMATDMVTSPMTGKGMIVFGITIGLLTMVIRYFGAYPEGVSFAILIMNAFVPLLNKYFKPKRFGHNLIQKQ
- a CDS encoding RnfABCDGE type electron transport complex subunit G; this translates as MSKPKSTLINMVLVLLIITGVSGFSLGYINEWTKGPKEATRLARKLEAIKSVLPEITNNPAEEMVLLPVGTSGDSLECYIGKKDGVPVGFAISTYSNKGFSGLIRIMIGFTADGKIFNTAVLEQKETPGLGTKMKDAKFKDQFPGKDPASFELKVKKDGGDVDAITGATISSRAFSGAAKMAVDALNQNKELLEK